In Acidobacteriota bacterium, the following proteins share a genomic window:
- a CDS encoding amidohydrolase — MALNRRAALKSLVAGVASARSLAGARNFEEISEPGARFRIWDTHTHLDGVEGGTPEARMEVLVRHMDRLGIERIILSQGYDQYIRYPTPEQVREENDRVMRAVRHFPDRAYGSVYLSPTNVEFCLEEFDRCVRNGPMISVGELEADVRCNNPALDPIVERAVSLKAPILQHTWIKTNGNEPGESTPCDLVELAKRHPQAQFICGHTGGNWELGIRAIRDVKNICAEIAGSDPTSGFVEMAVRELGAERVIYGSDAGGRSFASQMAKVVGAEIPNSAKELILGGNLRHLLQASLEAKGLKA; from the coding sequence ATGGCGCTCAATCGGCGTGCAGCTCTCAAAAGCCTTGTTGCCGGCGTGGCCTCAGCCAGGAGCCTGGCGGGCGCGCGGAATTTTGAGGAGATTTCAGAACCAGGCGCCCGTTTCAGAATCTGGGACACGCACACGCATCTTGACGGCGTCGAGGGCGGCACGCCGGAAGCGCGCATGGAAGTGCTGGTCCGGCACATGGACCGGTTGGGGATTGAGCGCATCATCCTCTCGCAGGGGTACGACCAGTACATCAGGTACCCGACCCCGGAGCAGGTGCGCGAGGAAAATGACCGCGTGATGCGCGCGGTGCGCCATTTCCCCGACCGGGCGTATGGTTCGGTTTATCTGAGCCCGACGAATGTTGAATTTTGCCTCGAGGAATTTGACCGCTGCGTCCGCAACGGGCCGATGATCAGCGTTGGAGAGCTGGAAGCCGACGTCCGGTGCAACAACCCGGCGCTCGATCCCATTGTGGAGCGGGCCGTCTCCCTGAAAGCCCCTATCCTCCAGCATACCTGGATCAAAACCAATGGCAACGAACCGGGCGAATCCACTCCTTGCGATCTGGTTGAACTCGCAAAGCGCCACCCGCAGGCGCAGTTTATCTGCGGACACACGGGCGGCAACTGGGAGCTGGGCATTCGCGCCATTCGCGACGTAAAGAATATCTGCGCTGAAATCGCCGGATCGGACCCCACTTCCGGCTTCGTGGAGATGGCCGTCCGCGAATTGGGAGCGGAACGCGTGATCTACGGCAGCGACGCCGGAGGCCGAAGCTTTGCATCACAGATGGCCAAAGTTGTCGGCGCGGAGATTCCCAACTCGGCGAAGGAGCTGATTCTCGGCGGGAACCTGCGGCATCTGCTGCAGGCGAGCCTCGAGGCTAAAGGGCTGAAGGCATGA
- a CDS encoding quinoprotein glucose dehydrogenase, which produces MRFNKRRGLRIYLPIMALLACGLAIAQEVTGGAGQDWPMAGHDAGAMRYSPLDQINRANVARLERAWTYEVPTTPNSWLEAFESTPLMVDDALYFATQTGLAVSLDAETGKQLWTFNPYGAASGKVRPLPNRGMVYWRGKSPETCDGRRDGDDSRIFYATPDARLFALDPATGKPCKGFGQYGSIDLREGVAKFPKLQYDLTSPPVIYKDLIITGSEVQEYPSKGNSGAVRAFNVRTGKLVWTFNTIPQPGEFGHETWEGDSWKDRAGVNAWPPLSVDVENGLVFLPVCSPSYDFYGADRKGNTLFANSLVAVKAETGKMVWHYQMVHHDIWDMDVGSQPTLVTLHRDGKEIPAVVVVAKEGLVFVFNRLTGKPVYPIEERAVPQSKVPGEATSPTQPFPAVIPPLAKILVTRDDITNVTPESRKYCMDNFGSALPARIFNPWGLDTTVIIPGTMGGTDWGGVSFDPNSGTMFANSTNLGAVGMMKKQPEGAPEAYEKTSKWGSYARFEDENHYPCQQPPWGTMNAVDLNTGRIAWSVTLGVVDALAAKGVPKTGIYNLGGSIVTAGGLVFIAATADRRFRAFDARDGKELWVSKLEANGYATPLTYLGKRTKKQFVAIAVGPSSRFSTGASAPTVVAAYTLFPEGQTSPAQAKLQTETRLPVELGVIPGGVGREPVEITPPPAAPSQPIPFSHRVHLTIGLPCNSCHQVAADGKQMQIPNVTQCMACHQGIATDRPAIQKLASIAKAGGSIPWVRVNHLPDFVFFSHQKHMAAKVDCAVCHGMVRNMDAMRQVKDMSMMSCVNCHNLRKATVSCGQCHNIGY; this is translated from the coding sequence TGGCGGGGCATGACGCGGGAGCGATGCGGTATTCACCGCTCGACCAGATCAATCGCGCCAACGTTGCGCGGCTCGAACGTGCGTGGACGTACGAAGTCCCCACCACGCCGAACAGTTGGCTGGAGGCTTTTGAAAGCACGCCGCTGATGGTGGATGACGCGCTTTACTTCGCCACCCAGACGGGATTGGCCGTCTCGCTCGATGCCGAGACGGGCAAACAGCTGTGGACCTTTAATCCTTATGGAGCGGCCAGCGGCAAGGTGCGCCCGCTGCCCAATCGCGGCATGGTTTACTGGCGCGGAAAGTCGCCGGAAACCTGCGACGGCCGCCGCGATGGTGATGACAGCCGGATCTTCTACGCCACGCCTGACGCGCGCCTTTTCGCGCTGGACCCGGCAACCGGAAAGCCCTGCAAAGGGTTTGGCCAGTACGGCTCGATTGACCTTCGGGAAGGCGTCGCGAAGTTTCCGAAGCTGCAGTATGACCTGACATCGCCGCCGGTGATTTACAAGGACCTGATCATTACGGGGTCTGAGGTGCAGGAGTATCCCTCGAAGGGAAACAGCGGAGCGGTGAGGGCCTTCAACGTGCGCACCGGCAAGCTGGTGTGGACCTTCAACACCATTCCGCAGCCGGGCGAATTCGGACACGAGACCTGGGAAGGCGACAGTTGGAAGGACCGCGCGGGCGTGAATGCCTGGCCGCCCTTGAGCGTTGACGTTGAGAACGGCCTGGTCTTCCTGCCGGTCTGCTCGCCTTCCTATGATTTTTACGGGGCCGACCGGAAGGGAAATACCCTTTTTGCCAATTCGCTGGTTGCCGTGAAGGCAGAGACCGGCAAGATGGTCTGGCACTATCAGATGGTCCACCACGATATCTGGGACATGGATGTGGGCTCGCAGCCTACGCTGGTGACGCTCCATCGCGACGGGAAGGAGATTCCGGCCGTGGTTGTGGTGGCCAAAGAGGGCCTCGTTTTCGTTTTCAACCGGCTGACCGGCAAGCCTGTTTACCCAATTGAAGAACGCGCCGTCCCACAGAGCAAAGTGCCCGGTGAAGCCACCAGCCCCACGCAGCCCTTTCCCGCTGTGATACCGCCGCTGGCCAAAATCCTGGTGACGCGCGATGACATCACCAACGTCACTCCGGAATCGCGCAAATACTGCATGGACAATTTCGGCTCAGCGCTTCCGGCGCGGATTTTTAATCCCTGGGGCCTGGATACCACCGTGATCATTCCGGGAACCATGGGAGGCACCGACTGGGGCGGCGTCTCCTTCGATCCGAATTCCGGCACCATGTTTGCCAACAGCACCAACCTGGGTGCGGTGGGAATGATGAAGAAGCAGCCCGAAGGCGCTCCCGAAGCGTATGAGAAAACCAGCAAGTGGGGCTCCTACGCGCGCTTTGAAGACGAGAACCATTATCCCTGCCAGCAGCCGCCCTGGGGCACCATGAACGCCGTCGACTTGAATACCGGCAGGATTGCCTGGAGTGTGACGCTGGGAGTTGTGGACGCTCTGGCGGCCAAGGGCGTTCCCAAAACGGGTATTTACAACCTGGGGGGCTCGATTGTCACCGCCGGAGGGCTGGTGTTTATTGCGGCCACCGCCGACCGCCGCTTCAGGGCATTCGACGCCCGGGACGGGAAAGAACTCTGGGTGAGCAAGCTCGAAGCCAACGGCTACGCAACGCCTTTGACGTATCTCGGGAAGAGAACGAAGAAGCAATTTGTGGCGATCGCGGTGGGGCCGAGTTCGCGCTTCAGCACCGGCGCTTCCGCTCCCACGGTTGTTGCAGCCTACACGCTTTTCCCGGAAGGCCAGACCAGCCCCGCGCAGGCGAAGTTGCAGACCGAGACTCGGTTGCCGGTGGAGCTGGGCGTCATCCCGGGAGGAGTGGGAAGGGAGCCGGTTGAGATTACTCCGCCGCCTGCGGCGCCCAGCCAGCCCATCCCCTTCAGCCACAGGGTCCATCTGACTATCGGGCTGCCATGCAACAGTTGCCACCAGGTGGCGGCAGATGGCAAGCAGATGCAAATTCCCAATGTGACCCAGTGCATGGCCTGCCATCAAGGCATAGCGACAGACCGGCCAGCCATCCAGAAGCTGGCGAGTATCGCAAAGGCAGGAGGCAGCATTCCGTGGGTCCGGGTCAATCATCTGCCGGACTTCGTGTTCTTCAGCCATCAGAAGCATATGGCCGCGAAAGTTGACTGCGCGGTGTGCCATGGCATGGTGCGCAACATGGATGCGATGCGGCAGGTGAAAGATATGTCCATGATGTCGTGCGTTAACTGCCACAACCTCCGCAAAGCCACTGTTTCCTGCGGACAGTGCCACAACATTGGGTACTAG